GTTCCTTGTTGAATCGGTCACCGCACCAGGGTCCCCTGACGTGAGCAGAGCTGGGACGTGCCTTTCGCTGGGCACAGGCTAAGACAGAGGCCCCTCGAGTGAGGGGCAGGGGACCGAGAGGGGCTGTCCTCAGAGGAGGCCAAGGACCACCTGGGGGGCGGCTGGGGTGTTATATTATTAACAGGTGTCCATTTTGAGGAAGCGGACAGCCAAGAGTCAACAGGGTCCCAAGAAGAGCAacatagttaaaaagaaaatgaagaccatagagaaaaaaaaaatttttttttctgagcaaaaGGGGTATTTTgaaggtaatttatttttttttcctttccaattctgtgTCGCCTATTCTTTTCTGATggagatcattttctttttccaaatcgAAGCTCCCTCGTGTGCTGTGCGTGCTTCGTGCCTCCCCAACCTCGAGCGGCTGGCCAGGCGGGGCTCAGGCGGAGGGGAGGCTGCTGGCGGGAGCCTCGGGCTGGGGCGAGAGGCGGGAGGCAGAGCCGGGCAGGCCCTTGGCCCCTGCCCGGCCCCTCTGGCCGGTGACTCGCGCAGCACCAGCCACCGCAGAAGCCAGAGTGGCTTGATTCTGCTCAGCCAGCAGCTCGCTCCCCTGCCTGCCCATTCTCATGGCCTCTGTCCCCACGCCAGCTCCTGCCCCGGGCACCGAAGCCAGGTCCGGGGCGTGAAAGAGCACATTCGGGAACGGCTAGGGCACCCAGACTCCTTGCCCACTCGCCTCCTGAGGCCTCGGTgcggaggggcaggcagggctgtCCCCAAAGGCGTGAAGGCGGTGAAGCCGCCAACTTCAGCCCGGAAACCAGGAAAGGAGGGGTAACAgccggggaggggtgggggggaatcagTTTGAAATGCAGCTGCCCCCAAAGCTGTATCCTTAGTGAAGGAGCAAGCCAGGCTTCAGGGTGGCTGTCATCAGGACTGAGGGGAGGACAAGGTGGCCTCGGAtcaggcagccaggtgccccttccttctctgctAAAGCTCCCACGAAGAGGCAGCAGACAAGAGGGCTGGGGGCTCCCAGGAGCCTTTCCCCTCCAGAACCCAGAgggccccccccccagccccccaggtgcccgCCATGATGACCCTCAGGTGGCAGTGACCCCGTCACTGTAGAAGACATTTtctcctgctgagcagaagccTCACCCCCTGCAAACTACCTCTTCCCACAATGTCTTTCTCCCCTGGTACCAAAAAGAACCCTgtacctcctccttctcctcctcctccttcctgccagtGCAGTGGCCTTGGTCATGGAAACCCAAGGGAGAAGGTCTgggccccagggtggggctctcctttcctccccagccccgccATCAGCACCGGCCCTCTGCGAGGTTCGATACTTGAACGCCCCCCTGCCCTGTGCCTTGGACCCGGGCAAAGCTAAGAGAAGGAAACAGCACAACTCACAGATTGAGCTGGGGGGTGGTCTCGGCAAGGCTCctgtcctcacccctcccctgacCTTTCAAGAGAGGCGCACACGCGGCCTCTTGGGTGACTTGGAAACTCCTGGACAAATTCCATCCTAACTTATTTTGACGTGTATACAAACCAACTGTTTAGAAATTCCACTTGTGCAAAGCCCTACTGTGTTTTTATGTTCCCATTTAAAAGAGAAGTTTACTtagcaataattataaataaatgaatattctttAGCAAGGTGACTGTGAGTCCTTCTTCCCCTGGTTCTTGAGGATTTggtcctcacccctcccccacaaagaACTCCCAACAAGGCTTCCCAACCCTGcacagccgggggggggggggggcggtcacgAGGGGAAGAAACCCAGACCATCCTTGGCATCTGAATAGCCACCTGCAGGGCCAGGCACCTACAGGGAGCTGCTCCAAGCCTCCCAAGAGGGAACCAGGCCCTAGAATTCCCACCACTTGCAGAGAAAAGCCACTTCCCCTCCTGACCCACCAACAGGGCACCAGGACAGAAGCCAGCTCACGATGCCAGCTTGCATTTCAGAGGCTGTCAGCCCTTTTCTACTGTTGGGCAAGAAGGGGCCGGAAACCTTGAGCTTCACCCCGGGAGTGAAGAGCCAGCACACAGCTTTTCTTCCTGCCACCCTGGGAGTTCAGTGTGATGAGCGAAAGGAGTAAGTAGTCCCTCGAACAGACAGAGGCCACCAAAGTGAGGGGTGGCTAGAGCCCATCTCCAAGCTCCCGAGGTCCCAACTGTCCAGTGTCAGGAGCCATCAGAGTCCCCCCGAAACTGGGGGAAATGGACTTTCAGTTGCCAAGTATTTATTGTATCAAGTGAAAATGGTACAACTCTTCCCCTGGACATGTAAACACCAAAAGCAGAATATAATCCCTGCAGAAAAGATGGCCCTTTCAATTGGCTCTATTTAACTTTACAGCAACTTTATGATCTTACTTTTCTGGTTTTGCCAAAGAACAATGAAGATGAACGCAAGTCTGGGACCCAGTGGTCTAGAGTGCATGGGGCCCCCGGTCCCAGCCCCAAGCCCTAGGCAGCCACGGAGAGGCCAGAGAGGCAGCTGCTATGTGAGACCCATTTGGAAGACCCAGCAAAGGGCACAGAGAGAGGTCTGGAGATGTTGAGAAGGTTAGAACCAACGAAGCAGAAAACCAGAATCTATCAGGAAGGGATGGCAATCCCGAAATGGAGAGAGGCGGCTACAGGAACGGGATCGTGCCGGGTCATTTCAGGGCGCCCACAGGCCTGCACACCAAGAGTCCCGGGGCTGGTCAGGCGGCTTCTAGAGAATTCGGGACGCTCAGTGCTGCCCGGTCCCCTCCCGCCATGGTGGCCCCTGACGGAACGGAGGCCCGGCACGCAGGCCCGCGGAGGCCAGTGTGCCCCCGGCAGACTCGGCCAGCCCTCTGAGGCCCTCTTTCTCCGGGGCCCCTGCTGGGCACAAACACAGCAGACGGTTGTGTGAAGAGCTTTTTAGTAGCTAAATCGGGCGCCGTGCGTTCCCAGGGCGATATAAATTACAGGGCGCGGGGCACACGCACGCGCTGAGGTAAAACACGCTGCTCCTGCCTCACGTCGCCGCGAGGGGAACAcagatacttttaaaaacatcttgCTTGTAAAAAACGTCCCCTAGCAGGGCCTGAGGGGGCTCACCCGCGGCCCGCCGCCCGCACTACTGGCCCAGAGCCTTGTCCAGGTTGGTCTTGATGGCGTCCAGGAAGTCCGAGGTGTTGAGGAAGTGCTCGTTCAGCCTCACGCTGCCGAGAGAACACCACCGGCGTGAGGCGCGGCTCCGGACGGCCCGGCCCGCACCCCCACCGAGCCGCGGCCCGCACCCCGGCCGGCGCCTGCCCCCCTCGGGCCCTTGGCAGCGGAGCCGAGTCCAGAGGGGGCCTCTGGCTTCTTCCCACCCGCCCTCAGGTCGCCCTGAGCCACAGGCCACGCACTTGCTGAGGCCATGGATGCAGCCCGCCAGGTCCTTGGTCATGGCTCCGCTCTCCACGGTCTGGACGCACACTTTCTCCAGGGTCTGCGCAAACCTGCGGGCGGCGGGGCAGGGTGAGGCCCCAGCTTCCAGGGCCGGCCCGGAACCTGCCCTGGACCGGCTCAGGCCCCCTCCCTCTGCGCTCACCTGATGAGGTCCTGGTTCCCGTCCAGCTTCCCCCGGTGCTCCAGGCCACGTGTCCAGGCGAAGATGCTGGCAATGGGGTTCGTGCTGGTAGGCcggccctgggggcaggggtcACAGGGGATCAGGAGCCAAACCAGCCGGCAAGGGACGCGGCTGCCCGCCCCTGCACTGACAGGCCAGACCCATCCTCCCAGCCTTCCGCTGGGGTAGACGGACATGTGACCACAGTCCCTACCGCTCACCTTCTGGTGCTCCCGATAATGGCGGGTGACCGTTCCATGAGCAGCCTCAGCCTCGATGGTCTTCCCATCCGGGCAGACCAGCACGGACGTCATCAGGCCAAGGGAGCCAAAGCCTGAAGAGGGGGAAGACCCTCCTTTCAGTGCCAACACCACTCCTCAGACCACTGGGTTGAGCCCATCTGCCCTCCTGCTTGTGAGGGGGAATCTCTCCATCGCTCGGACCCAGGCTGATCCGAAATGTGcaaaacttctttcttttttttgaagattttatttatttacttgagagagagtgtgagagagagagcatgagagggggagggtcagagggagaagtaagctcctcgctgagcagggaccccagtgtggggcttgatccctgaactccaactctaggatcatgacctgagccaaaggcagaggcccaaccaaccgagccacccaggtgcccaaaaagTGAAAAACTTCTATAAGATAATTGGTTGTCTAAGGGACaactggggggctcagttggttaagcatctgccttcggctccaatcatgatcctggggtcctgggatcgagcctggtgtcaggttctctgctcagcagggagcctccttctccctctccctctcctcatcccctctgcccctatcccacttgtactctctcactttctctcaaataaataaataaaatatttaaaaaaaattagttgtctAAGAATGCAtctggggcaggggaaaggggtCTCTTTTTCACGTTTACCGGACCCTCACACTCACCAATTTCTTATTGCTTAAAGGTGATTTTCATACCTTTCTCTTGTCTGCTATGGCTTTTCATCCTCCCATCCTAGATAGGAATTGTTCTAGTGAGAGGATCACCACTGCACTTACAGAAATAAAGCCAAAGGTTTTTAGAAAACATCAGGACCTTATGCCTTTTCCTCGCTACCTGCGGTGGACTTCACTTTCCTCCTTATCAGGAGCTAGACTTCACCCCATCTCATGGAACCttgtttctcctccctctctgtaCTTCACATGTAGTCTACTCTCACCACCTTTCCTGTTCTCGTTCCCAACACAATTGGGCTAGTTCTCACGGCTACCTCTCTAATGGCCTCATCCAGGCTCCTGCTGCAATCCAATTTGTCTCATAGGACACTCTAGGGCTTGGGGCTTTGCCACCTTCTCCAATATTCTCCTACCTCCAACAGATTTACTGTGCAAAATGAAGTCTCTGTCATTCAAAAAGCACCCGGTTGTGCTCAATCCCATATTTCTCCTGGAGCCAAACCTAGCCCAAACCTTGGAAGCCACAGTCACTTGGCCCATGGGCAGGAACAACCTCAAAGCTGACGCATGTAGCCCTTTAGAACTTGAATTCCTagattctcctttctctttaacAGTAGCCTTAGTAATACACCAGTCCAAACCTAATTTGGGGTGCCTTCCTCCGTCATATGCCAGAGAGCTCCTGCCCCCTGCTGTCCACAGGGAACCCTGCAATGGGCCGGCAGGCCATACTAGAGAAGTTTTCCTATGAAAAGGGTCTGAAAAATCCCCCAGCCAGAGAAGACCAACAACCCACCCCCTGGGGAACGGTGCTCGCAGCATACCCTGCGCCAGGATGTCCGACTGCACATCTCCATCGTAGTTCTTGCAGGCCCACACGAAGCCGCCTGAAGACTTGAGGACCTGAGCCACCATGTCATCAATGAGCCGGTGCTCATACCAGATCTTATTCTTGTCAAACTCGGTCTTATAGTGCCTGGGAGCAAAAGGGCCTGTTGTGGGGAGAGGGCGGGAGGCTGACAGGCTGGGTATCTCCCCCCAGTCTCAGGGGGGAGCCAAATGCACTGGGACAGAGGCCACCCTGCAgattgggggctgggggggaacAGGCAAGAAAGGCTGTGGAATCCTTAGGGAGCAATAAAGGGAGAGGCTGTTACTTCTCAAAGATCTCCTGGAAGATGTCCTTGAAGCGCCCGTCGTAGGCTTTAAGGATGGTGTTCTTAGTGCTCATGTACAGCGGCCACTTCTTCTGGATGGCGTACTGGAAGCAACTGTGCGCAAACCCCGAGATGGactgcagggagagagagaggtcccTGGCGTGGTCCCCAGCCTGGGACTGCCAGCCCTTCCTGGTCCCCAACGGCATCCCTTCCCTCCATACCACCCGCCCTGACAGTCTGGGTGAGCCCAGCCACCCTGGAGGGAGCAGCTGCTGTTTCTGCTGGCCCAGTAGCCCCCTCCCAACTTCTGGGAGGGAGGAGCCCCTCGATTTGGCTTTAGAAAACTACCCTCCTCTCCCCAATTCTTAGACTATATGGCCGGGGTGGGGCTGATTCCCCAATCCGCCCGCGGGTCTCTAGAGTGGACCCTGTGTCCCCCGCGCAGGCGCTCAGAGCCCTCCGTGATTGGCTCAGAGGTGGTCATGTGACCCAGGCCGGGGCCAATTCGCCGGAACCATGAACAAAATGGCTCTTTTCCGATCGGATAACCAAGTTGGCAGGGGACAAGCCCGGGGGGCTC
The sequence above is drawn from the Ursus arctos isolate Adak ecotype North America unplaced genomic scaffold, UrsArc2.0 scaffold_28, whole genome shotgun sequence genome and encodes:
- the IDH2 gene encoding isocitrate dehydrogenase [NADP], mitochondrial, with translation MAGYLRVVRSLCRASGSGPAWAPAAPTGPNLQEQPRRHYADKRIKVAKPVVEMDGDEMTRIIWQFIKEKLILPHVDVQLKYFDLGLPHRDQTNDQVTIDSALATQKYSVAVKCATITPDEARVEEFKLKKMWKSPNGTIRNILGGTVFREPIICKNIPRLVPGWTKPITIGRHAHGDQYKATDFVVDRAGTFKIVFSPKDGSGAKEWEVYNFPAGGVGMGMYNTDESISGFAHSCFQYAIQKKWPLYMSTKNTILKAYDGRFKDIFQEIFEKHYKTEFDKNKIWYEHRLIDDMVAQVLKSSGGFVWACKNYDGDVQSDILAQGFGSLGLMTSVLVCPDGKTIEAEAAHGTVTRHYREHQKGRPTSTNPIASIFAWTRGLEHRGKLDGNQDLIRFAQTLEKVCVQTVESGAMTKDLAGCIHGLSNVRLNEHFLNTSDFLDAIKTNLDKALGQ